The proteins below are encoded in one region of Aeromonas jandaei:
- a CDS encoding DUF4311 domain-containing protein, whose protein sequence is MFLIIFIKSLIIGGLVGVGVGAGAARMFHAPTVQGMGAFRTLGELNSCEGDPASHFSFGLGFFFNAWASTVAAGAFTQDVDHRIIPHWATAALLFKNRDLATTLHDPKKMAIAGGIIGAIVVAFLNSTAAAVPAALQVTAVKVLVPAANLLVNTVMPVIFWLAAIEAGKKSGFWATIFGGLAQLIMGNAVPGLVLGILIGKGVEESGWNHVTKVMMAAIVLLFVLSGFFRGFDMKLIESFHMGVPLWLESVHNLLSGK, encoded by the coding sequence ATGTTTCTAATCATATTTATCAAGTCTCTCATCATTGGCGGCCTGGTTGGCGTCGGGGTGGGGGCCGGCGCGGCGCGGATGTTCCACGCCCCGACCGTACAGGGCATGGGTGCCTTCCGCACCCTGGGCGAACTCAACTCCTGCGAGGGGGATCCCGCTTCCCACTTCTCGTTTGGTCTGGGCTTCTTCTTCAACGCCTGGGCCTCGACCGTGGCGGCAGGCGCTTTCACCCAGGATGTGGATCACCGCATCATTCCGCACTGGGCCACGGCGGCACTGCTGTTCAAAAATCGGGATCTCGCCACCACCCTGCACGACCCGAAAAAGATGGCCATTGCTGGCGGCATCATAGGTGCCATCGTGGTCGCCTTCCTCAACAGCACGGCTGCTGCCGTCCCGGCCGCCCTGCAGGTCACTGCGGTCAAGGTGCTGGTACCGGCTGCCAACCTGCTGGTCAACACCGTCATGCCGGTGATCTTCTGGCTGGCCGCCATCGAGGCGGGCAAGAAATCCGGTTTCTGGGCCACCATCTTCGGCGGTCTGGCCCAGCTCATCATGGGCAACGCAGTACCGGGTCTGGTGCTCGGCATCCTGATCGGCAAGGGCGTGGAAGAGAGCGGCTGGAACCACGTCACCAAGGTGATGATGGCGGCCATCGTCCTGCTGTTCGTGCTGAGCGGCTTCTTCCGTGGCTTCGATATGAAACTGATTGAATCCTTCCATATGGGTGTCCCCCTGTGGCTGGAAAGTGTCCATAACCTGCTGAGCGGCAAATAA
- a CDS encoding transcriptional regulator, with amino-acid sequence MQTETHDQTLTPDSPALLRQTDQILARIHILLGDQGIRPNEVQQQMLASHVKAMVWRSHSGEPLPEVDLSLFEEISPLSLRLAEQVVSWLERLAYEEAHLLSVHFEVAKENELSSVTGDN; translated from the coding sequence TTGCAAACAGAGACCCACGACCAGACCCTGACCCCGGACAGCCCGGCGCTGCTGCGCCAGACCGACCAGATCCTGGCACGCATTCATATTCTGCTGGGCGATCAGGGTATCCGCCCCAACGAGGTACAGCAGCAGATGCTGGCCTCCCACGTCAAAGCCATGGTGTGGCGCTCCCACAGCGGTGAACCCCTGCCGGAAGTTGACCTCAGCCTGTTTGAGGAGATCTCTCCCCTCTCCCTGCGTCTCGCCGAGCAGGTTGTCAGCTGGCTGGAGCGACTCGCCTACGAAGAGGCACACCTCTTGTCCGTCCATTTTGAAGTAGCCAAAGAAAACGAACTCAGCTCAGTAACAGGAGATAACTAA
- a CDS encoding DUF4312 family protein: MKENFTTRVTVSGKGTTRQQAFASALSQVQPTLLKDNQQVLLRIEPVDVQVLKAEESVRVEKFLFFFLPRQRREYRVQLEITVQVTSLDVARVTFTQV; the protein is encoded by the coding sequence ATGAAAGAGAACTTCACCACCAGGGTCACCGTCAGCGGCAAGGGAACCACCCGTCAGCAGGCGTTCGCCTCCGCCCTCAGCCAGGTGCAACCCACACTGCTCAAGGACAACCAGCAGGTACTGCTGCGCATTGAGCCGGTAGATGTACAAGTGCTCAAAGCCGAGGAGTCGGTCCGGGTGGAGAAGTTCCTGTTCTTCTTCCTGCCGCGCCAGCGCCGCGAATACCGCGTCCAGCTGGAGATCACGGTTCAGGTCACCAGTCTCGACGTCGCCAGGGTGACGTTCACCCAGGTGTGA
- a CDS encoding SFCGS family glycine-rich protein, protein MTAIKLVIGDRLGKGQKVGAGAEAAGASVTVIPGMAADMKLGDVMNKEQADLGISFCGSGGAGAITAQTKYGYKCRYGMRSIEEGVTAINEGCVVLGFGFMDKEELGQKLVEAFAKKHGHA, encoded by the coding sequence ATGACTGCCATCAAACTCGTGATTGGAGATCGTCTCGGTAAGGGTCAGAAAGTGGGTGCAGGCGCGGAAGCAGCCGGAGCCAGCGTGACCGTCATCCCCGGCATGGCCGCCGACATGAAGCTCGGTGACGTGATGAACAAGGAGCAGGCGGATCTGGGGATCTCCTTCTGCGGCAGCGGCGGCGCCGGTGCCATCACCGCCCAGACCAAGTACGGCTACAAGTGCCGCTACGGAATGCGCTCCATCGAAGAGGGCGTCACCGCCATCAACGAAGGCTGCGTCGTGCTGGGCTTTGGCTTCATGGACAAGGAAGAGCTGGGCCAGAAACTGGTCGAAGCCTTCGCCAAGAAACACGGACACGCCTGA
- the npr gene encoding PTS phosphocarrier protein NPr, whose translation MTVSASVEVKNKLGIHARPAMMLFELVQGFDAHVLLRNEDGVEADADSVIGLLMLDSAQGKQVEVQVEGPEEVEALAAVVELFTSGFNEE comes from the coding sequence ATGACAGTCTCTGCTTCGGTTGAAGTGAAAAACAAGCTGGGCATTCACGCCAGACCAGCCATGATGTTGTTCGAGCTGGTACAGGGATTCGATGCCCATGTGTTGCTGCGTAATGAAGATGGGGTCGAGGCCGATGCAGACAGCGTGATTGGCCTGCTGATGCTGGACTCCGCTCAGGGCAAGCAGGTGGAAGTGCAGGTTGAGGGCCCCGAAGAGGTTGAGGCCCTTGCCGCCGTCGTTGAGCTGTTCACCTCGGGTTTCAACGAGGAGTAG
- the dagF gene encoding 2-dehydro-3-deoxy-phosphogluconate aldolase translates to MSLTPNYYRDRVCLNVLAGSKENAVEVYGAAEGHVLVGVLSKNYPDIPSAVADMKEYAKLIDNALSIGLGAGDPRQSAMVAELACQLQPQHVNQVFTGVGASRALLGQSETLVNGLISPTGMPGMVKISTGPLSAGQPDGIVPIDTAIALLKDMGGSSVKFFPMGGLACRDEYQAVAEACARHGFWLEPTGGIDLENFEEIVRIALDAGVEKVIPHVYSSIIDSANGQTRPDDVRTLLAIVKRLLA, encoded by the coding sequence ATGTCCCTTACCCCCAACTACTACCGTGATCGGGTCTGTCTCAACGTGCTGGCAGGTTCCAAAGAGAATGCCGTCGAGGTGTACGGCGCAGCTGAAGGCCACGTGCTGGTCGGTGTGCTCTCCAAAAACTACCCGGATATCCCCTCCGCAGTTGCCGATATGAAGGAGTACGCCAAGCTTATCGATAACGCCCTCTCCATCGGGCTGGGGGCCGGTGATCCACGCCAGTCCGCCATGGTGGCCGAGCTGGCCTGCCAGCTGCAGCCCCAGCACGTCAACCAGGTGTTCACTGGCGTTGGCGCCAGCAGGGCGCTGCTCGGCCAGTCGGAAACGCTGGTCAACGGCCTGATCTCCCCCACCGGCATGCCGGGCATGGTGAAGATCTCCACCGGCCCGCTCAGCGCCGGGCAGCCGGACGGGATTGTCCCCATCGATACCGCTATCGCCCTGCTCAAGGATATGGGCGGCAGCTCGGTCAAGTTCTTCCCCATGGGCGGGCTGGCCTGCCGCGACGAGTATCAGGCGGTGGCCGAGGCCTGTGCCCGCCACGGCTTCTGGCTGGAGCCGACCGGCGGCATCGATCTGGAGAACTTCGAGGAGATAGTGCGGATTGCTCTGGATGCCGGGGTCGAGAAGGTGATCCCCCACGTCTACAGCTCCATCATCGACAGCGCGAACGGTCAGACCCGTCCTGATGATGTACGGACTCTGCTGGCCATAGTGAAACGACTGTTGGCGTGA
- a CDS encoding BglG family transcription antiterminator: MIKLPHPRLHQLLTQLHAEPLPQEELARRLNVSTRTVRTDVATLNELIATHGAHLIHQRGSGYQLKIYNQTLFEALLAAQEQESTLPRTSRERVLHLQILLLTAEQGIKLDELADTWYLSRTALQGDMAEVREQLAHFGLTVESKPRVGMRVQGSETAIRACLTQLLCQELLNNHPLQSLLPNLCPSKTLEVVGNHIHDQLSHHQLRLADESLQQLAIYCAVALLRQAAGHELRQFASEDLTVPLLAVARDIYGELPTLTPPGEEEIACLAIQIQARLIAETPQLSPAMAAESEQLVEHLLTYIHQHYPYDLRGDLQLRADLQTHISAMLLRVKYQIGSHNPLADHIKQYYPLAYDITLAAISEWIRQTPYRLTHHEIGYLVIHIGVGLERHYDIGYTRRPQALLLCDAGNATFRVLEARIKREYPQLQLTTLESVRDYDGLAQIKQDFVISTVKVSEKDVPVVQVDPFPTQYQLEQLGKLVLIDRTRPYMLDKYFDADHFMVVNEPITQAELFDRICSQLEAEDLVESGFRASLQERERIVSTMLGEGIALPHSLGLLARRTLAYTVLAPQGIDWGNGENATLIFVLAISKADYEEAMGLYDLFLALMNEKASRSLLACRDFADFKALARVAP; encoded by the coding sequence ATGATCAAGCTGCCCCACCCGAGACTGCACCAGCTGCTGACCCAGCTTCATGCCGAACCACTGCCGCAGGAGGAGCTGGCTCGCCGCCTCAATGTCTCCACCCGCACGGTGCGCACCGATGTGGCGACCCTCAACGAACTGATTGCCACGCACGGTGCCCACCTGATCCACCAGCGTGGCAGTGGCTACCAGCTGAAGATCTACAATCAGACGCTGTTTGAGGCATTGCTGGCAGCGCAGGAACAGGAGAGTACCTTGCCGCGAACCAGTCGCGAGCGGGTGCTGCATCTGCAGATCCTGCTGCTGACAGCAGAACAGGGGATCAAGCTCGATGAGCTGGCCGATACCTGGTACCTGAGCCGGACGGCGCTGCAGGGCGATATGGCGGAAGTGCGGGAACAGCTGGCTCACTTTGGCCTCACGGTCGAGAGCAAACCAAGGGTGGGCATGCGGGTACAGGGGAGCGAGACGGCAATCCGCGCCTGTCTGACCCAGCTGCTCTGTCAGGAGCTGCTCAACAACCATCCCCTGCAGAGCCTGCTACCCAACCTCTGCCCCAGCAAAACTCTGGAGGTAGTGGGCAATCACATTCACGACCAGTTGAGCCATCATCAGCTGCGTCTGGCCGACGAGAGTTTGCAGCAGCTTGCCATCTACTGCGCCGTCGCCCTGCTGCGCCAGGCCGCTGGCCACGAGCTGCGCCAATTCGCCAGCGAGGATCTCACGGTCCCCCTGCTGGCAGTCGCCCGTGACATCTATGGCGAACTGCCGACCCTCACCCCGCCGGGAGAAGAGGAGATAGCCTGCCTCGCTATCCAGATCCAGGCGCGCCTGATTGCCGAAACGCCTCAGCTTAGCCCGGCCATGGCAGCCGAGAGCGAACAGCTGGTGGAACATCTGCTCACATACATCCACCAGCACTACCCCTATGATCTGCGGGGTGACCTGCAGCTGCGAGCCGACCTGCAGACCCACATCAGCGCCATGCTGCTGCGGGTCAAGTACCAGATCGGCAGCCACAATCCGCTGGCAGACCACATCAAGCAGTACTACCCCCTCGCCTACGACATCACGCTGGCAGCCATCTCGGAGTGGATCAGGCAGACCCCTTACCGGCTGACTCACCACGAGATCGGTTATCTGGTGATCCATATCGGGGTCGGGCTGGAGCGCCACTACGATATCGGCTATACCCGCCGCCCGCAGGCACTGCTGCTGTGCGATGCGGGCAACGCCACCTTCCGCGTACTGGAAGCGCGCATCAAGCGAGAGTATCCCCAGTTGCAGCTGACCACGCTGGAATCGGTACGGGATTACGACGGGCTGGCGCAGATCAAACAGGATTTTGTCATCAGTACCGTCAAGGTGAGCGAAAAGGATGTGCCGGTAGTGCAGGTAGACCCCTTCCCGACCCAGTACCAGCTGGAGCAACTTGGCAAGCTGGTACTGATCGACCGCACCCGTCCCTATATGCTCGACAAATACTTCGATGCAGACCATTTCATGGTGGTCAACGAGCCGATTACCCAGGCGGAACTATTTGATCGCATTTGCAGCCAACTGGAGGCGGAGGATCTGGTAGAGAGCGGCTTCAGGGCCTCCCTGCAGGAGCGGGAGCGAATAGTCTCCACCATGCTGGGCGAGGGTATCGCCCTGCCCCACTCCCTCGGCCTGCTGGCACGCCGAACGCTGGCCTATACCGTGTTGGCCCCGCAGGGGATCGACTGGGGCAATGGCGAAAACGCCACCCTCATCTTCGTGCTGGCCATCAGCAAGGCTGACTATGAGGAGGCGATGGGGCTCTACGATCTTTTTCTGGCGCTGATGAATGAAAAAGCCAGCAGAAGTCTGCTGGCTTGTCGTGATTTTGCCGATTTCAAGGCGCTGGCAAGAGTAGCGCCCTGA
- a CDS encoding DUF4310 family protein, which produces MDEKLKNNFWYADWSFPIFVGLLSAGVFAGTHMFYLYGVGAFNEVAFVAMLKAGMDTGAYGAVAAFGASFLFARIIEGSLVGILDIGGAIQTGVGLGVPALLLGAGIVYPVENFGASLATGMGIGLAIGYVIILARKFTINQSNSTYGADVMMGAGNSSGRFLGPLIILSAMGASIPIGIGSLLGALLFYVWGKPITGGAILGAMLLGTFFPVALV; this is translated from the coding sequence ATGGATGAGAAACTGAAAAACAACTTCTGGTATGCCGACTGGTCATTCCCCATCTTCGTCGGCCTGCTCTCGGCCGGGGTCTTTGCCGGTACCCACATGTTCTATCTGTACGGGGTTGGAGCCTTCAACGAGGTAGCCTTCGTCGCCATGCTGAAAGCGGGAATGGACACGGGCGCCTACGGCGCGGTAGCCGCGTTCGGTGCCAGCTTCCTGTTCGCCCGCATCATCGAAGGCTCCCTGGTGGGGATCCTGGATATCGGCGGCGCCATCCAGACCGGAGTCGGCCTCGGCGTGCCAGCCCTGCTGCTGGGAGCCGGCATCGTCTATCCGGTGGAAAACTTCGGAGCCTCGCTGGCAACCGGCATGGGGATTGGTCTGGCCATCGGCTACGTCATCATTCTGGCGCGCAAGTTTACCATCAACCAGAGCAACTCCACTTACGGTGCTGACGTGATGATGGGAGCTGGCAACAGCTCTGGCCGCTTCCTCGGCCCCCTCATCATCCTCTCCGCCATGGGTGCCTCCATCCCCATCGGTATCGGTTCCCTGCTGGGTGCCCTGCTGTTCTACGTGTGGGGCAAGCCCATCACCGGCGGTGCCATCCTGGGAGCCATGCTGCTGGGCACCTTCTTCCCGGTCGCCCTTGTGTAA
- a CDS encoding DgaE family pyridoxal phosphate-dependent ammonia lyase, whose product MPSVYEKYQLKPVINASGRMTILGVSTPEQEVVDAVNFGLGHYFEVKDLVNKTGAYLADLLGVEDAVVISCASAGIAQSVAAVIVRGDPYRLEHLHAHPHDVPSEIVLPKGHNVNFGAPVGTMVNLGGGKVIEAGYANECSPAQLAAAINANTAAILYIKSHHCVQKSILSVAEAAEVAKTHGLPLIVDAAAEEDLRLYYNQGADLVIYSGAKAIEGPTSGLVVGKRQYVEWVKQQANGIGRAMKVGKEGILGLTHAIERYLAKEKESGAAMVAKMTPFIERLNQLPGVTAKVVWDSAGRDIARTDIAFDHQQIGMTTVQVVNRLQQGTPAIYCRGYKANEGHIEIDVRSVTVPQLDQIHSAIANLVQENR is encoded by the coding sequence ATGCCTTCTGTTTATGAGAAATATCAGCTCAAACCGGTGATCAACGCCTCCGGGCGCATGACCATTCTCGGCGTCTCCACCCCCGAGCAGGAGGTGGTCGATGCGGTCAACTTCGGCCTCGGCCACTACTTCGAGGTCAAGGATCTGGTCAACAAGACCGGCGCCTACCTGGCTGACCTGCTGGGAGTGGAAGATGCAGTGGTCATTTCGTGTGCCAGCGCCGGCATCGCCCAGTCAGTGGCCGCCGTGATCGTGCGCGGCGACCCCTACCGCCTTGAGCACCTGCATGCCCACCCCCATGACGTGCCAAGCGAAATCGTGCTGCCCAAGGGACACAACGTCAACTTCGGCGCCCCGGTCGGCACCATGGTCAATCTGGGTGGTGGCAAAGTTATAGAGGCCGGTTACGCCAACGAGTGTTCCCCGGCCCAGCTGGCCGCCGCCATCAATGCCAACACAGCAGCCATCCTCTACATCAAATCCCACCACTGCGTGCAGAAGAGCATTCTGTCGGTGGCCGAGGCAGCCGAGGTGGCCAAGACACACGGGCTCCCGCTCATCGTTGATGCGGCCGCCGAGGAGGATCTGCGCCTCTACTACAACCAGGGAGCGGATCTGGTCATCTACAGCGGCGCCAAGGCCATTGAAGGGCCCACCAGCGGGCTGGTAGTTGGCAAGCGTCAGTACGTGGAGTGGGTCAAGCAGCAAGCCAACGGCATCGGCCGCGCCATGAAGGTGGGCAAGGAGGGGATCCTCGGCCTGACCCACGCCATCGAGCGCTATCTAGCCAAAGAGAAAGAGAGCGGCGCCGCCATGGTCGCCAAGATGACCCCCTTCATCGAGCGCCTCAATCAGCTGCCCGGCGTCACCGCCAAGGTGGTGTGGGACAGCGCGGGGCGCGACATCGCCCGCACCGATATCGCCTTCGACCACCAGCAGATCGGCATGACCACAGTGCAGGTCGTCAACCGTCTGCAACAGGGCACGCCTGCCATCTACTGCCGTGGCTACAAGGCCAACGAGGGGCATATCGAGATCGATGTGCGCAGCGTCACCGTGCCCCAGCTAGACCAAATCCACTCCGCCATTGCCAACCTCGTTCAGGAGAATCGCTGA
- a CDS encoding amidohydrolase/deacetylase family metallohydrolase, with the protein MYDIIIKAGRQGDGQLVDIAIREGKIAAIGSLPETATARQTLELGGRVHVSAGWIDGHTHCYPASPIYHDEPDKVGVESGVTTVIDAGSTGADDVDDFQQIAAGCKTRVHALLNISRIGLLRQNELADSRDLDMDLASAAIRRHPDFIVGIKARMSGSVVGENGLQPLRMAKALQQAHDQLPLMVHVGNTPPDLDEIVALLGDGDLLTHCFNGKPNRILTPAGELRQAVRGAMQRGLLLDIGHGGASFSFEVAELAIRQGILPRTISSDIYCKNRIKGPVYSLAHVMSKFLAIGMTLEQVLACVTHQAADALRLSGKGRLEVGADADLTLFEVASGPTLFMDTEAQSRRGDQQLQPLAVLIGGELVLTHYGKSHHAFCL; encoded by the coding sequence ATGTACGACATCATCATCAAAGCGGGGCGCCAGGGAGATGGCCAGCTCGTCGATATCGCCATCAGGGAGGGCAAAATCGCCGCCATCGGCTCCCTGCCGGAGACGGCAACGGCGCGGCAGACACTGGAGCTCGGCGGCCGGGTGCATGTGAGCGCCGGCTGGATCGACGGCCACACCCACTGCTACCCCGCCTCCCCCATCTATCACGATGAGCCGGACAAGGTCGGGGTCGAATCAGGCGTCACCACCGTCATCGACGCTGGCAGCACCGGGGCCGACGATGTGGATGACTTCCAGCAGATCGCTGCGGGTTGCAAGACCCGGGTGCACGCCCTGCTCAACATCTCCCGCATCGGCCTGCTGCGCCAGAACGAGCTGGCCGACAGCCGGGACCTCGATATGGATCTCGCCTCGGCTGCCATTCGCCGCCACCCCGATTTTATTGTCGGCATCAAGGCGCGGATGAGCGGCAGCGTGGTCGGTGAAAACGGCCTGCAACCGCTGCGCATGGCCAAGGCGCTGCAACAGGCCCACGACCAGCTACCGCTGATGGTGCACGTGGGCAACACGCCGCCGGATCTGGACGAGATAGTTGCCTTGCTGGGGGATGGCGATCTGCTGACCCACTGCTTCAACGGCAAGCCCAACCGCATCCTGACCCCGGCTGGCGAGCTGCGTCAGGCGGTGCGCGGAGCGATGCAGCGGGGCCTCTTGCTCGACATTGGCCACGGCGGCGCCAGCTTCAGCTTCGAGGTGGCGGAGCTGGCTATCCGGCAGGGGATCCTGCCCCGCACCATCAGCTCAGACATCTACTGCAAGAACCGCATCAAGGGGCCGGTCTACAGTCTGGCCCACGTGATGTCGAAGTTTCTCGCCATCGGTATGACGCTGGAGCAGGTGCTCGCCTGCGTCACCCATCAGGCCGCCGATGCCCTGCGCCTTTCCGGCAAGGGTCGGCTCGAGGTGGGCGCCGATGCCGATCTGACCCTGTTCGAGGTCGCCAGCGGCCCGACCCTGTTTATGGATACCGAAGCCCAGTCTCGCCGCGGTGACCAACAACTGCAGCCTCTCGCCGTCCTGATCGGTGGCGAACTGGTTCTGACTCACTATGGGAAATCACACCATGCCTTCTGTTTATGA